The genomic region CTGATGAAGCAAATCAGTAAATGTTGATTCACGGCGCTTATATCCTGTTGTGTTTGTGTTTGCAATGTTGTGTGATATCGTATCAAGCTTTCGTTGAATCTGCCCCATTGTATTCGACGCAGCGATCATCGATGTGTTCATCTTCATCCCTCTTCTTATTAAAATACGTGCTCAAACAAGAGCTCAAGCAAGACGCATGCTCTGCAAACAAACATGCGCCAATTTGCTAGATTTACCCTATTCGTCCTATTTCATTCACTGCTTTTTCCATGCTTTGATCATACGCTTGAAGCACTCGTTGGTTTGCTTCAAACGACCGGTATGCAC from Desertibacillus haloalkaliphilus harbors:
- a CDS encoding flagellar basal body protein, producing MNTSMIAASNTMGQIQRKLDTISHNIANTNTTGYKRRESTFTDLLHQQVNNQSRAALEVGRLTPNGIRVGTGAKIAQTAVRTEIGSLMQ
- a CDS encoding flagellar basal body rod C-terminal domain-containing protein, which gives rise to AYRSFEANQRVLQAYDQSMEKAVNEIGRIG